The Apium graveolens cultivar Ventura chromosome 3, ASM990537v1, whole genome shotgun sequence sequence ATTTATTCCAATTTACTTTAACAAATACTATACCATTTGGATTTTAGATTTTCTTCTTGCAAAGTTAAACTTTTGTTAAAAGGTTTATTAAGTAGCACTAGTAAAAATGTTAAATTTAGTTCTTAATATTTTTTGTTAAGTACATACTTATCTAATTTTGACGAGTATAAATTTTTTTTGATGTTAATACAGCTAAGTACAATTGGATAATTCAATGATTTAAAATTTATCATATGTTTAATTATTTAGTTCGTCTATTTGTTTTTTGATTGAGTTTTTTTCATGTTATTAATAAAATCTGCTATAAATTTgacaaaaaaaaattatcataTGTCCTCTAAGATCCTTAGGCACTAGCTCATCCCGGGAATTTCTTAACAagaaatttgtaaaaaaaaaccGCTGTGTAGTCGTATGCACTTTTCTCTTTAAAAAATACTTAAGTTGTAAGCTATCATAAAactattttttttttcaaaaggtAAAATAACAAACTAGTATAGTTCTGGGAAGTCATCAACTATTCTACTGTGTTTCCCATTTTAAATCGAAAAAAGAAAATGCAAAGCTGGTTTGCAAAATTGAGCTCCGACGATGGGGGTTCAGGACAAGAACTACAGCGTCAATCGACGCCGTCTTTGCTATCCGATTGGAACTCCTACGCTTCATCTCAAGAGACCAGCAGTAGCTCCACCATCGCCGGATTCGATCTCGAATCTGCCGTTTCTTACGCCAACGACAGCGTTTCCGGCACTTTCAACGTGTTAGTATCCTTCACTCTAATCATTAATTATATTCTCTAATTCACTTTGTAAAATTCTAGTACAATTTGTTAGGTTTTGTGATTGTTTTATATCATCTGTTAAACGAACATTATTTGAAGTGTATTAGATAATTTTAAAGTGATGTTAGACAGGAATTAAGTATTAATGTACAACTACTTGGCTATCTCGACTCGATGCAGCTCACTTGTAAAATCTTAGATTGTGATTATTATTCTACGAAACTCAAATGATAAACTTTAGGCTTCATGATTGCTTGACAATTCATACTTAGTTAACATAGACGATAGATTTACTTAATAGACCTACATGAATATCAGATCTTACATTAAAATAGTTCGAAATAGTTATTGGATTGGAACTGGGACAATGCTACCAAAGTTTGTGGAACTAGACTAACAAGATTTTTGTTGTAAATTGTTTCCTTCAATGTATATTATTTGACTTTGGTACTTCAGTTGAACTCAACGAGCTTGTTTGCTTGCAATTTTAATTCTCTTGTTTTAAGGTTCGGATGGTGAAATTAGCTAATGTACTAGTCAGATAACGGTTCCCCAAGTATCTTTGGGGATCACACTAGCAACCTCAAGTACAGATCCATCTTCTCACATGTAGATTATGTTAGTATTGCTCTATAAGTGTTAGTGCAGAAAAAAAGAGAGGAGGGGTTATTATTGAGGGAAATCCACTTAACAATTGGATTAACATTTTTCTTGTCTGTTTAGGCGTTTATCTATTATGCAATTTGGACTCGTCCATAAAAGTTCTGATATATTTAGGGCTTTTGTTTGTGCATTATCCCTGAATCTTGGTCCTATATATGTTTCAGGGTTACAAAAGGAGTGAGAGACTTGCCCGGGAATCTTCAGTCTGCCACTAGTAACATTCCTTCAGGAAAATTTCTCATGTATTTTGGCCTCCTTTTAGCCACTGGAGTGTTCTTTATCTTCATGGCATTTACTTTATTTTTGCCAGTCATAGTTTTGGTACCCCAAAAATTTGCACTCTGTTTTACGCTTGGATGTGGATTTATTATTGGTGCATTCTTTGCTCTTAAAGGTCCGAAGAATCAGTTTCTACACATGTCATCGAAAGAGGTACGGAGTTCTGGCAAACTATAATTTTAATTACTTATCTACATGTCTCTCATTTTTCATTGTATTCACTTTTTTCCCAGAGACTCCCTTTCACATTAGGATTCATAGGCTCTATGATTGGCACCATTTATGTGTCCATGGTGCTTCATAGCTACATCCTTTCTGTATTCTTCTCAGTTCTGCAGGTATGAACATCTGCCATTTTTCCACGATTTTGAAGCTCTTTGGTTCGTAGAGTCTGTTATAATGAAAGTCTTATTTGTTTTGTGTTTTCATTTAATTTAGTTTCTCAAAAACTAACAAGTTTATAAAAGAACACTTGGTAAATTATATTTCATCAGTTTATACAATAAGAGACACTGATGATCTCTTAAAAAACAGCATCTAACCATGTCAAAagaaaattaataaatattaaaagtTGCAAATCTGGAGTCTTATATGTAAGGTGCTGTCTTCTCGTCTTATAGTTGCTTGTAGAGTTCCTCGAATGTGTTGAAATATATTACTGTATGGCTTTTCATATATTTGAGCTTAATGATAATTCATTCTTATAGGTTCTTGCACTTGCATACTATGCTATCTCCTACTTTCCTGGTGGATCCGCTGGACTCAAGTTCCTCTCATCATCTCTGTTCTCTTCGGTGCTAAAATGCTTTGGCAGGTGACATTGGCAGCGTAACATCTTATGTTAGCTTCAATTGTAGTTGTTGGGATAAGAGAACTTACACCCGATTTTTACCTTTTTATGTTATTCTTGGTGCCGAAGTTAGTGATTCATGAGTATGTTGCGCGATTGAAATTTCTAGAGTTCCGCAAATTGGAAAACTGAATGTAAATTTAGTTGAGAACTAAGCAAGTTGGAAGAAAATGTCTTGCCAGACTTCCAGAGAGATGTGAATAACAATTAAACCGGTAATTTTCACACGAAATTATTATGAAATGACATTTAGAAATTAAAAACTTGATTGAGATTGTGAAATTTATTGTTTCGTGTTGTGCTTGGGTATATGAATATATTCCGTGTTTGTGTTTTTATAAGTTGTTTACCAAGACCTTAGACCTCAAGAGTGAACAACTTAGTTTCCTATACCAGCAAAACCATTGTTTTCTGCACTTCATAATAAAAAAAGGGAGGAACTAGATACGTCATACTTGACTAATACAGCTTCTTAACAGGAAGTCGATTCTAACCCTGTGTTACCCAAGCCAGTGGTAGGGAGCTGAAGAACGTTACTATTTTCTAGTGAAGTAAAACTGTAATCATACGGGGAAGATATTAAACAAATGATTGTGTCAATAATAGCATGACAGCAGAACTTGTAGTACTGTAACAACAATATCTGAAAAGGAAAATCAAAAGTACGTAAAGGCAAATTCAACTTTGATCCAAAATTTCAAATTTGGGGCATATTATCCCAAATTTTCCTCCAATAGTGACAAATTTGGATCACTTggtttaatataaaataatggttttgttatttgtagtttatgagattttaaattaattttttattttttaattatataattaataagagaatataattaaaaagagaatataattaatagttaacaaaatTTATTCTTAAACTAAAACTTAAAACAATGAGATAACATAATTTTactaaaatgtaaataaaagtaCAATGCAGAGTAAGAAGTGTGATGCAGAAGTTGAGACTATTCTGATCGATGAAAATACTTGATTCCAATAATTCCTGGACCtctttagaaaaataaaaaataaagaggCACATATTGCACTTAGAAATGCATTAATTGAGCATTTGTGGGAAGAATATACTAATTCGGAAAATTAGTGTGTATCAATAATATTTTGTATTTTTCAATTATTGTAATGAATGTGTTTTTCGTAAATTAAGTgaacaattttaatatttttatgtgtattaaacttttttgatttaattaatttatgaaatgttatataaattgttaataatgattaaacgataaatttaagataaaattgtttaatatgatatttatatattattatatttaaaaagtaatttgaatcaaatatttggaTCACACTGTTGGGGTTGGTCAGAAATTTGGATCAATATTTAGATTAATTGATGatccaaatttgaatttttgtaTCACAACCGTTGAATATGGCCTTATTTGTTGACCAACCGTTTAagttatttttcaatttttttctcCTGAATATTTTTGAAATGGTAAAAAAGCACTTTTTCATGTTCGagtttaaattttatttagtacATCTATTTTCCAAATCTGAGTTTTCCTTTTCCTTGTTAAGATACAACCCAACTTCAAAAAGAACCCAGCCCAATCTAAACCCTAATCGTGGAGTAATCCTAAACGTGAAGCGTAAAATGATCCTATATATAAATAAAACCACGGCACGTTGATAAGATACACATACAACAGACACATAGATCTGAAATCGCAAAAAGTCAAACCCTAGTCTTCTTTCCTTTTTTCAGCAGCTCGAATCTGAAGCGCTAGCGGTGTAATTGATTTATGTTAAAATCGAAAGTAAGATTGTGAGATCTTTCAGCTCACATATCTCTTTAGGAAAGTGTAACCAATCATATGCCCTGATTACTCCTTTCCCAAAGAGATTTTTGAGCCGAAGGATTTTGTGATGCTCCTTTTAATTTATTTTAGGTTGCCTTTTATTTTTGCCCAGTATTAAGAATTTACGATATTTATATATTATCAATGTTAGATTTATGTTTAGAATATTGAATTTGGTAGATTTGTAAATTCCTCTGTACATTCTCATTGCATTGCGATACACTTATATTCTGTCGATTTTTTAAGTAATAGGAGTATATATAGTCTAATTGGAGGCACTCTTTTGTTTCCGTGTTACCAGTTACCTATGTTTTGAATGTCTCAATAGCATGTTAAAATCAAATGTTATGGGATTTAGGGGATGCAGGATTAAAGTCTAATTTGCGAGATCTTTCAGCTCACATATCTCTGTAGGAAAGTGTAACCAAACATTTATCCTGATTATACATTTCCCAGAGAGATTTTTGAGCTGAAAGATTGTGCGAGGCTGCTTTTAATTTTTGCAGCAGCGTCTACAATCGCAATAGGAATACtaattttatatttgtttattatcgggtgatgtttaaaaatacccatttttgaggtgtaatggctgAAAATACCCATTTTCAAAACACATGGCTGAAAATACCATTTTGGATACGCATTTTGTAATTGGGTAAGTGTAATACGCATTTCAAAATTGGGTATCTAAGAAAATTACTAAAGATACGCATTTGTAGTTTGGGTATTACCATTGAgataagcatttgtcaaatgcgtatcttaaaaaaataaaataaaaaataaattggATACCCATTTGACAAATGCGTATTTAGTACAAAACACGATACCCAAATGAAAAATGCGTATCCAAAACGGTATTTTCAGTCATCCACTTCCAGAATGGGTATTTTCAGCCATTTGCAccaaaaaattgttatttttaacaTTCTTTCTTTATTATCATTATTAGATATAAATAGTTTATTAGAGACGAGTTTAGCGTTATTTGAGCTGAAAGCTTGCTTTTGAGGTTGTTTTTGATTTTCCGGGGTAATAGTAATAAGTATTTATTATCAGTGTTAGTCTGTTATATTTAAGCTTAGAA is a genomic window containing:
- the LOC141711718 gene encoding protein transport protein sft2-like, which produces MQSWFAKLSSDDGGSGQELQRQSTPSLLSDWNSYASSQETSSSSTIAGFDLESAVSYANDSVSGTFNVVTKGVRDLPGNLQSATSNIPSGKFLMYFGLLLATGVFFIFMAFTLFLPVIVLVPQKFALCFTLGCGFIIGAFFALKGPKNQFLHMSSKERLPFTLGFIGSMIGTIYVSMVLHSYILSVFFSVLQVLALAYYAISYFPGGSAGLKFLSSSLFSSVLKCFGR